In the genome of Streptomyces aquilus, the window CCGGGTCGTCGTTGCGGACGACCGTCGGCTCGGCGCCGGTGACGCGCGCGAGCTGGTGGACGAGGTTGTAGGTGAACGAGTCGTGGTTGTCGACGAGCAGGGTGCGCATGGAAATCCGGTCTCTCCGCAGGTCGGATCCGTGGGGTGCGGTCAGCGGGCCAGCACGATCCGCGCCGGTCGGCCGACCGGCAGGATCTGGAGGAGCAGGTGCTCGACGGTCAGCCGACCGGCACGATCTGGAGGAGCAGGTGCTCGACGATGTCGTTGCCGTACTCCCCCTCCCGGACCTGGCAGCTCTTCAGGACCCGCAGCTCGCGGCCGGTCTCCTCGGCGATGCGGGTCAGGCAGGGGTGGTCGCCGCGGCTGCTGAAGTGCAGCAGGGCCCGGCCGCCGGGCGTGGTGTACAGCGGGGCCTGCTCCAGGTAGCGGCGGTGGGTGCGGTAGCCGGCGTCGACGTAGGCGCGTTCGTGGGCGGAGCGGTACTCGTAATGGTCGGGTCCGAGCACGTAGTTGGAGCTCCAGAAGACGGTGTCGAAGCGTTCGTCGGTGTCGAGGCCGGAGAACAGGTCGCCGTGCACGGTCCTGACCCGGTCCGTCACGGCGTGGCGGCGGGCGTTGAGGGCCGCGTTCTCCACCGCCCGTACGTTGATGTCCGAGGCGACGACCGGGGTGTGGCCGGCCAGGGCGGCGGTCACCGCGATGGCCCCCGTACCGCAGCCGATCTCCAGGAACGAGCCGCCGCGCACCTCGGCGGCGCCGGGGCCGGTGAGGCCGAGGAAGTCCAGGGCCACGCCGGTCGACGGCGAGTACACCGGCGCGAACACCTCGTCGAGCAGGTCCCATTGCCGTCCGGCGAGGGTGAACACGTCCGGCCGGTCGGCCCGGTTGAGGGACTGCCGACTGCGTTCCAGGGAGCGCTGATAGTCCTGCACCTGCGGCGTGTACGTCATGAGT includes:
- a CDS encoding methyltransferase domain-containing protein, coding for MTYTPQVQDYQRSLERSRQSLNRADRPDVFTLAGRQWDLLDEVFAPVYSPSTGVALDFLGLTGPGAAEVRGGSFLEIGCGTGAIAVTAALAGHTPVVASDINVRAVENAALNARRHAVTDRVRTVHGDLFSGLDTDERFDTVFWSSNYVLGPDHYEYRSAHERAYVDAGYRTHRRYLEQAPLYTTPGGRALLHFSSRGDHPCLTRIAEETGRELRVLKSCQVREGEYGNDIVEHLLLQIVPVG